From one Rhodamnia argentea isolate NSW1041297 chromosome 1, ASM2092103v1, whole genome shotgun sequence genomic stretch:
- the LOC115757260 gene encoding ribonuclease 2 yields the protein MASSSSLIRRTVLVAAIVAMVTTGEADEGGNQREFDYFKLAMQWPGTYCQRTRHCCSSNACCRGSNSPAEFTIHGLWPDYNDGSWPACCSRSRFNEKEISTLVGALDKYWPSLSCGSSSTCHGGKGSFWAHEWEKHGTCSFPVLQDEYNYFLTTLNVYFKYNITRVLNDAGYLPSNTEKYPIGGIVSAIQNAFHVTPEIACSNGALEELYLCFYKDFQPRECAVGSILLQDMSLSKSSCPKYVSLPEYVSPGRAKTEWTMSSVPQIEAL from the exons aTGGCTTCTTCCTCGTCTCTCATTCGCCGGACGGTTCTCGTCGCGGCGATCGTAGCGATGGTGACAACTGGAGAGGCTGATGAGGGGGGCAACCAGAGAGAGTTCGATTACTTCAAGCTGGCGATGCAATGGCCCGGCACATACTGCCAGCGGACTCGCCATTGCTGCTCCTCCAACGCCTGTTGCCGCGG CTCAAATTCTCCAGCTGAGTTCACTATAC ACGGACTATGGCCTGATTACAATGATGGAAGTTGGCCTGCCTGTTGCAGTCGATCTCGTTTCAATGAAAAAGAG ATCTCTACATTGGTTGGTGCACTTGATAAATACTGGCCATCTTTAAGTTGTGGTTCATCTTCAACTTGTCATGGCGGAAAAGGATCATTCTGGGCTCATGAG TGGG AGAAGCATGGAACTTGCTCCTTTCCTGTACTGCAAGATGAGTACAACTACTTTTTAACAACTCTGAATGTCTACTTCAAGTACAATATCACT AGAGTACTAAATGATGCTGGATATCTGCCTTCCAACACTGAAAAATATCCTATTGGGGGCATCGTTTCTGCAATTCAGAATGCTTTCCATGTGACCCCAGAAATAGCTTGCTCCAATGGGGCTTTGGAGGAGCTTTACTTATGCTTCTATAAGGACTTTCAG CCTCGAGAGTGTGCGGTCGGGTCTATCCTACTACAAGATATGAGCTTATCAAAAAGCTCATGTCCCAAGTATGTCAGCTTGCCAGAATATGTGTCACCTG
- the LOC115757262 gene encoding mediator of RNA polymerase II transcription subunit 19a-like isoform X3, translated as MESIMDPEGKKFGSGLRELTGAVDLISHFKLLPHYEYFCKRTLPLSISDTPYLHNVVGDKTIRKGEGMQLDQLIQNTSYSQGSNVHIQPFDLEILRDVFQLKETAPVELPPEEKGIPTIAGKSKGESKDKDRKHKKHKDRDKEKDREHKKHKRRHRDRSKDKEKKKDGSGQHDSGVDPSKKQSEKKRKHDEDENLNDIQKRKKTQEFKT; from the exons ATGGA ATCAATCATGGATCCTGAAGGCAAGAAGTTTGGAAGTG GGCTTAGGGAACTCACCGGTGCTGTAGATCTTATCAGTCACTTCAAGTTGTTGCCCCACTATGAGTATTTCTGCAAGCGGACACTACCATTGTCAATATCTGATACCCCCTACCTTCACAATGTTGTGGGTGATAAGACAATTAGAAAAGGAGAGGGGATGCAACTGGACCAACTTATTCAGAATACATCTTATTCTCAGGGATCTAATGTGCACATACAGCCTTTCGACCTTGAGATTCTCAGAGATGTTTTTCAACTTAAGGAAACTGCACCTGTTGAGCTTCCTCCA GAGGAAAAAGGCATACCGACAATTGCAGGAAAATCAAAGGGTGAATCAAAAGACAAAGATAGAAAGCATAAGAAGCACAAAGACAGAGATAAGGAGAAGGATAGAGAACATAAGAAGCACAAACGCCGTCATAGAGATCGAAGTaaagataaggaaaagaaaaaggatgggagtgGACAGCATGATTCTGGAGTTGATCCTTCAAAGAAGCAGAGTGAGAAG AAAAGGAAGCATGACGAAGATGAAAATCTTAATGACATCCAGAAGCGTAAGAAAA CACAAGAGTTCAAAACTTGA
- the LOC115757262 gene encoding mediator of RNA polymerase II transcription subunit 19a-like isoform X1, producing the protein MESIMDPEGKKFGSGLRELTGAVDLISHFKLLPHYEYFCKRTLPLSISDTPYLHNVVGDKTIRKGEGMQLDQLIQNTSYSQGSNVHIQPFDLEILRDVFQLKETAPVELPPEEKGIPTIAGKSKGESKDKDRKHKKHKDRDKEKDREHKKHKRRHRDRSKDKEKKKDGSGQHDSGVDPSKKQSEKKRKHDEDENLNDIQKRKKSKHKSSKLDEVGVIKVAG; encoded by the exons ATGGA ATCAATCATGGATCCTGAAGGCAAGAAGTTTGGAAGTG GGCTTAGGGAACTCACCGGTGCTGTAGATCTTATCAGTCACTTCAAGTTGTTGCCCCACTATGAGTATTTCTGCAAGCGGACACTACCATTGTCAATATCTGATACCCCCTACCTTCACAATGTTGTGGGTGATAAGACAATTAGAAAAGGAGAGGGGATGCAACTGGACCAACTTATTCAGAATACATCTTATTCTCAGGGATCTAATGTGCACATACAGCCTTTCGACCTTGAGATTCTCAGAGATGTTTTTCAACTTAAGGAAACTGCACCTGTTGAGCTTCCTCCA GAGGAAAAAGGCATACCGACAATTGCAGGAAAATCAAAGGGTGAATCAAAAGACAAAGATAGAAAGCATAAGAAGCACAAAGACAGAGATAAGGAGAAGGATAGAGAACATAAGAAGCACAAACGCCGTCATAGAGATCGAAGTaaagataaggaaaagaaaaaggatgggagtgGACAGCATGATTCTGGAGTTGATCCTTCAAAGAAGCAGAGTGAGAAG AAAAGGAAGCATGACGAAGATGAAAATCTTAATGACATCCAGAAGCGTAAGAAAAGTAAG CACAAGAGTTCAAAACTTGATGAGGTTGGTGTGATAAAGGTAGCTGGCTGA
- the LOC115757262 gene encoding mediator of RNA polymerase II transcription subunit 19a-like isoform X2: MDPEGKKFGSGLRELTGAVDLISHFKLLPHYEYFCKRTLPLSISDTPYLHNVVGDKTIRKGEGMQLDQLIQNTSYSQGSNVHIQPFDLEILRDVFQLKETAPVELPPEEKGIPTIAGKSKGESKDKDRKHKKHKDRDKEKDREHKKHKRRHRDRSKDKEKKKDGSGQHDSGVDPSKKQSEKKRKHDEDENLNDIQKRKKSKHKSSKLDEVGVIKVAG, from the exons ATGGATCCTGAAGGCAAGAAGTTTGGAAGTG GGCTTAGGGAACTCACCGGTGCTGTAGATCTTATCAGTCACTTCAAGTTGTTGCCCCACTATGAGTATTTCTGCAAGCGGACACTACCATTGTCAATATCTGATACCCCCTACCTTCACAATGTTGTGGGTGATAAGACAATTAGAAAAGGAGAGGGGATGCAACTGGACCAACTTATTCAGAATACATCTTATTCTCAGGGATCTAATGTGCACATACAGCCTTTCGACCTTGAGATTCTCAGAGATGTTTTTCAACTTAAGGAAACTGCACCTGTTGAGCTTCCTCCA GAGGAAAAAGGCATACCGACAATTGCAGGAAAATCAAAGGGTGAATCAAAAGACAAAGATAGAAAGCATAAGAAGCACAAAGACAGAGATAAGGAGAAGGATAGAGAACATAAGAAGCACAAACGCCGTCATAGAGATCGAAGTaaagataaggaaaagaaaaaggatgggagtgGACAGCATGATTCTGGAGTTGATCCTTCAAAGAAGCAGAGTGAGAAG AAAAGGAAGCATGACGAAGATGAAAATCTTAATGACATCCAGAAGCGTAAGAAAAGTAAG CACAAGAGTTCAAAACTTGATGAGGTTGGTGTGATAAAGGTAGCTGGCTGA
- the LOC115757264 gene encoding dolichyl-diphosphooligosaccharide--protein glycosyltransferase subunit DAD1 — protein MARSTGDDAQALFHSLRSAYAATPKNLKIIDLYVAFAVFTALIQVVYMALVGSFPFNSFLSGFLSCIGTAVLAVCLRIQVNKENKEFKDLPPERAFADFVLCNLVLHLVIMNFLG, from the exons ATGGCGAGATCGACGGGCGACGACGCTCAAGCTCTTTTCCACTCCCTCCGCTCTGCTTACGCGGCTACTCCAAAGAACCTCAAG ATCATCGATCTATATGTGGCCTTCGCCGTCTTCACAGCCCTGATTCAG GTTGTTTATATGGCTCTGGTTGGctcttttcctttcaattcGTTCCTGTCTGGGTtcctttcttgtattgggacagCTGTCCTGGCTG TTTGTCTCCGTATCCAAGTGAACAAGGAGAACAAGGAATTCAAG GATTTACCACCTGAGCGTGCTTTTGCGGATTTTGTTCTCTGCAATTTGGTGCTTCACTTGGTGATTATGAATTTCCTTGGTTAA
- the LOC115757240 gene encoding formin-like protein 1, whose product MPISFLFLLLLTCAPICSSSSSAVPNRRVLHEPFFPEESSPPSSPPAASPPSPPSPPSTPKYPFSSSTPTPDNSPFFPAYPSPPPPPSPASYASFPANISSLILPTSSKPKPSTRKLVPVAIAVTLSALLLLVAALLLLLRRRRRSRDFADDAKTQRSDATTGGLPGNAEATAPPRKQRTTSGASSEFLYLGTMVNSRGIEEPRGNGGGAVLDPRKMDSPELQPLPPLARQSLALNCGNTNGDVRPLPRQSLRQNCGIGNGDVSSTADETEEEFYSPRASLGGRESSIGAGSGSRRAFAAVASETLGGSGRRSDSSSSSYSSSSSGSPARSHSISLSPPVSLSPRRSQPKSPEHVAVEEEAAAQETSSLPTHYATPYVDESKTPLLSSEASSPERDLGKSDGKVQSPSLSPMSWSPERGSDRTPDISLRMWAVTDAIGRSLSPSLHSSPLSRSLERSPVALPRMSDASHRIGRSRLSSPLSQSPVRECEENQDASPRKSDVSTGSSHFSLHSSSSSPSKTSERIEHRSSPRSSNASVSNLHSQSQSASPVVSSPNKDSSAHDQFVQSLARVSISSQQPPVPAAVPPPPPPPPPRAPPLQQKVKEVLLPSTPTSQPISEPPRLIPPSRPFVLQNPTEVSPVQLPPSVETAEKAEKMDDTPKPKLKPLHWDKVRASSDREMVWDQLRSSSFKLNEEMIETLFVVNTPSSKMKETTPRSVLPSLHPENRVLDPKKSQNIAILLRALNVTIEEVCEGLLEGNGDTLGAELLESLLKMAPSKEEERKLKEYKDDSPIKLGPAEKFLKAVLDVPLAFKRIDAMLYIANFESEVEYLKRSFETLETACEELRNSRMFLKLLEAVLKTGNRMNVGTNRGDAHAFKLDTLLKLVDVKGADGKTTLLHFVVQEIIRTEGARLSGTHQGLNPSLNEDAKCRKLGLQVVSGLSSELGNVKKAAAMDSDVLNSDVNKLSRGIGNIREIVRLIEATGSGESSKKFSETMNKFTKMAEEEIIRIQAQESVAMSLVKEITEYFHGDSAKEEAHPFRIFMVVRDFLAVLDRVCREVGSINERTMVSSAHRLPVPINPMLPIPINPTLPQVFPAFNGRRQHGSSDDERSSP is encoded by the exons ATGCccatctccttcctcttcctcctcctcttgacCTGCGCACCCatctgctcctcctcctcctccgccgtccCCAACCGCCGTGTCCTCCACGAGCCCTTCTTCCCTGAAGAatcctcccctccctcctccccTCCCGCCGCCTCCCCCCCATCCCCGCCCTCCCCTCCTTCCACCCCCAAGtaccctttctcttcttccaccCCCACCCCCGACAACTCCCCCTTCTTCCCCGCCTACccttctcctccccctcccccctctcccGCCTCCTACGCCTCCTTCCCCGCCAACATCTCCTCCCTCATCCTTCCCACCTCCTCCAAGCCCAAGCCCTCCACTCGCAAGCTCGTCCCCGTCGCCATCGCCGTCACCCTCTCCGCCCTCCTCCTCTTGGTTGCCgccctccttctcctccttcgccGCCGTCGCCGGAGCCGTGACTTCGCCGACGATGCCAAGACCCAGAGATCCGACGCCACCACCGGTGGTTTGCCCGGCAATGCCGAGGCCACCGCTCCCCCTCGCAAGCAGAGGACGACCTCCGGAGCCAGCTCCGAGTTCCTCTACTTGGGGACCATGGTGAACTCTCGTGGAATCGAGGAGCCGCGCGGCAATGGAGGCGGCGCAGTTCTGGACCCGCGGAAGATGGACTCGCCGGAGCTCCAGCCGCTGCCTCCCCTGGCGCGGCAGAGCTTGGCGCTGAACTGTGGGAATACGAACGGAGACGTCCGGCCGCTGCCGCGGCAGAGCTTGAGGCAGAACTGCGGGATTGGCAATGGAGACGTGAGCTCGACGGCGGACGAGACGGAGGAGGAGTTCTACTCACCGCGAGCCTCACTGGGAGGTAGGGAGAGCTCGATCGGCGCTGGATCGGGGTCGAGGAGGGCGTTCGCCGCCGTAGCGAGTGAAACCCTCGGCGGTAGTGGTAGAAGGAGCGACTCGAGCTCGTCTTCATACTCGTCTTCTAGCTCGGGCTCTCCTGCTCGGTCGCACTCCATCAGTCTCTCTCCGCCGGTGAGCTTGAGCCCTAGGAGATCGCAACCGAAATCCCCGGAGCACGTAGCcgttgaagaagaagcagcagctcaGGAAACTTCATCGCTGCCGACACATTACGCCACACCGTACGTTGACGAGAGCAAGACTCCTCTGCTTTCTTCGGAAGCTTCGTCACCCGAGAGAGATTTGGGAAAATCCGACGGGAAAGTCCAGTCTCCGTCGCTGTCCCCCATGTCGTGGTCGCCGGAGCGAGGCTCGGACAGAACTCCAGATATCTCGCTGAGAATGTGGGCTGTCACGGACGCGATTGGACGCTCATTGTCGCCATCCCTGCATTCTTCTCCACTGAGTAGAAGCTTGGAGAGAAGTCCAGTAGCCTTGCCGAGGATGTCGGACGCATCGCACCGGATCGGACGGTCCCGGCTGTCCTCTCCTCTATCGCAGTCGCCCGTCAGAGAATGTGAGGAGAATCAAGACGCATCCCCGAGGAAATCCGACGTTTCGACAGGAAGCTCGCACTTTTCTCTTCACTCGAGCTCCAGTTCGCCAAGTAAAACATCTGAGAGAATCGAGCATAGATCATCGCCAAGATCGTCCAATGCTTCTGTCAGCAATCTGCATTCTCAATCTCAATCAGCTTCTCCCGTGGTCTCGTCTCCGAATAAAGATTCGAGTGCTCATGATCAGTTTGTGCAGTCTCTGGCGAGAGTTAGCATTAGCTCGCAGCAGCCTCCAGTTCCAGCAGCGgtgccgccaccaccgccgccgcccccaccaCGGGCTCCGCCTCTACAACAAAAGGTCAAGGAGGTTCTGCTTCCTTCGACACCTACCAGTCAACCGATTTCCGAGCCACCTCGCCTAATTCCACCGTCGAGGCCTTTTGTGCTCCAGAACCCGACAGAAGTTTCTCCAGTTCAGTTGCCGCCGAGTGTCGAAACTGCAGAGAAGGCGGAGAAGATGGATGATACTCCGAAGCCGAAGTTGAAGCCCCTGCATTGGGATAAAGTGAGAGCGAGCTCGGATCGGGAGATGGTATGGGATCAGTTGAGATCAAGTTCTTTCAA GTTGAACGAGGAGATGATTGAGACCTTGTTTGTTGTGAATACCCCAAGTTCGAAGATGAAGGAGACAACTCCCCGCTCGGTTCTTCCTTCTCTGCACCCGGAGAACAGAGTTCTTGATCCTAAAAAGTCGCAAAACATTGCTATTTTGCTGAGGGCGCTCAATGTCACCATAGAGGAAGTCTGCGAGGGCCTTTTAGAAG GTAATGGGGACACACTTGGAGCTGAACTTCTTGAAAGTTTATTAAAGATGGCTCCAAGCAAAGAAGAGGAACGCAAACTGAAGGAATATAAAGATGATTCACCCATCAAGCTTGGTCCTGCTGAGAAGTTTCTTAAGGCCGTGCTTGATGTACCACTTGCATTTAAAAGAATTGATGCAATGCTTTATATTGCCAATTTTGAGTCTGAAGTTGAATACCTTAAAAGATCTTTCGAAACTCTAGAG ACCGCATGTGAGGAGCTCAGAAACAGCAGAATGTTCTTGAAGTTATTGGAAGCAGTGCTCAAAACCGGGAACCGCATGAATGTGGGAACAAATCGTGGGGATGCCCATGCTTTCAAGCTCGACACGCTTCTGAAGCTGGTTGATGTCAAGGGCGCTGATGGAAAAACCACGCTCCTACACTTTGTTGTACAGGAAATCATTAGAACTGAAGGTGCTCGTCTCTCAGGGACCCACCAAGGCTTGAATCCCAGTTTGAATGAAGATGCCAAGTGTCGCAAGCTTGGCCTGCAAGTTGTTTCTGGTCTCAGCTCAGAACTTGGCAATGTGAAGAAAGCTGCTGCCATGGACTCCGATGTACTGAACAGTGACGTCAACAAACTTTCTAGGGGTATTGGGAACATTAGAGAAATTGTGCGATTAATAGAAGCGACAGGATCAGGGGAAAGTAGCAAGAAGTTTTCAGAGACTATGAACAAGTTCACTAAAATGGCTGAGGAAGAAATCATACGAATTCAGGCCCAGGAAAGCGTTGCTATGTCTCTAGTAAAGGAGATCACAGAGTACTTCCACGGAGACTCAGCTAAGGAAGAAGCTCACCCATTCAGAATCTTCATGGTGGTGAGAGACTTTCTTGCTGTCCTGGATCGGGTATGCAGGGAAGTTGGTTCCATAAATGAGCGAACTATGGTTAGTTCTGCCCACAGACTTCCCGTGCCAATTAACCCGATGCTACCAATACCCATTAATCCAACTCTTCCACAAGTTTTTCCGGCATTTAATGGCCGGCGGCAGCACGGCTCCTCAGATGATGAAAGATCATCTCCTTAG
- the LOC115757247 gene encoding acyl-coenzyme A thioesterase 2, chloroplastic produces the protein MEPSSPHTIPVFATLASPYDSSTQINGFRKPISLWPGMYHSPVTIALWETRSRTFERLLDPPKDAPPQSELLVRTPSQSRTSILYSFSSDYILREQYRDPWNEVRIGKLLEDLDALAGTISVKHCSDEDSTTRPLLLVTASVDKIVLKKPISVDIDLKIVGTVIWVGSSSMEIQLEVIQLSGEESNATNSVALTANFIFVARDSKTHKAALVNRLSPETDREKLLFKEAEARSKLRKRKSVGERKETDDGIAKRLNELLAEGRIFSDMPALADRNSILLRDTRLENSLICQPQQRNIHGRIFGGFLLHRAFELAFSTAYAFAGLVPCFLEVDHVDFLRPVDVGDFLRFKSCVLYTEQEKPDGPLINVEVVAHVTRPELRSSEVSNTFYFTFTVRPEAKALEDGFRIRNVVPATEEEARRILERMDAETLQL, from the exons ATGGAACCCAGCTCGCCCCACACAATCCCCGTCTTCGCGACCCTCGCTTCGCCGTACGACAGCTCGACTCAAATCAACGGCTTTCGGAAGCCGATCAGCCTGTGGCCGGGGATGTACCACTCGCCGGTGACGATCGCCCTGTGGGAGACGAGGTCGAGGACCTTTGAGAGGCTCCTCGACCCCCCCAAGGACGCGCCTCCGCAAAGCGAGTTGCTGGTCAGGACGCCGTCGCAGAGCAGGACCAGCATCTTGTACAGCTTCTCGTCGGATTACATTCTGAGGGAGCAGTACAGGGACCCCTGGAACGAGGTCAGGATTGGGAAGTTGCTCGAAGACCTCGATGCTTTGGCCGGTACCATCTCGGTCAAG CACTGTTCTGATGAGGATAGCACAACGAGACCACTTCTTCTAGTTACTGCATCAGTTGACAAGATTGTCTTGAAGAAGCCAATCAGTGTCGACATCGATCTGAAAATCGTTGGTACTGTCATATGGGTTGGGAGCTCATCCATGGAAATTCAACTTGAAGTGATTCAGTTATCTGGAG AGGAGTCTAATGCCACAAACTCAGTGGCATTGACAGCCAACTTCATATTTGTCGCTCGGGATTCTAAGACCCATAAAGCTGCTCTGGTGAATCGGCTCTCCCCTGAGACTGACCGAGAGAAATTGCTTTTCAAAGAGGCAGAAGCTAGAAGTAAgctgaggaaaagaaagagtgtaggagaaagaaaggaaactgACGACGGAATTGCGAAGAGACTAAACGAGTTGTTGGCCGAGGGAAGGATTTTCTCTGATATGCCTGCCTTAGCAGATAGAAACAGCATTCTTCTAAGGGATACCCGTCTTGAGAATTCTTTGATTTGCCAGCCCCAGCAGAGGAATATCCATGGTCGGATATTCGGAGGGTTTCTATTGCACCGAGCATTTGAGTTGGCTTTCTCCACAGCTTATGCCTTTGCTGGCTTGGTGCCTTGCTTCCTAGAGGTTGATCATGTTGATTTTTTGAGACCT GTGGATGTTGGAGACTTTCTGAGGTTCAAGTCATGTGTGCTGTACACTGAACAAGAGAAACCGGATGGGCCTCTGATCAACGTTGAAGTTGTCGCCCATGTCACAAGGCCCGAGCTCAGGTCTAGCGAG GTATCAAACACCTTCTACTTCACTTTCACAGTGCGCCCCGAGGCAAAAGCTCTGGAAGATGGATTCAGAATTAGGAACGTGGTTCCTGCGACAGAGGAGGAAGCGCGGCGTATTTTGGAGCGCATGGATGCTGAGACCTTGCAGCTGTAA
- the LOC115757246 gene encoding mogroside IE synthase-like isoform X2, with product MLQFAKRLVSKGLKATLVTALHLSESMCIDPSASFSIDIETISDCHGGDGQPRGESSESRTLAELIRKLDRPAQPVVALIYDGFMPWALDVAKRCKKLGVAFFTQSCAVNDIYYHVHRGLLELPLSGGSVEVPGLPPLKPSEMPSFLYKLGSYPGSYDLVMKQFSNVGDADLVLFNTFYELEKEVVDWMSANLWPLKTVGPTLPSLYLDKRLPHDTAYGISLFTPTTTSNISAWLHRHLPRSVVYVSFGSMADLEPSQFSELAHGLALAGCPFLWIVRSSEQHKLPRDLMDSIPCEEALILPWCNQLEVLASNAIGCFVTHCGLNSVIEAICLGIPMVAMPQWTDQSTNAKFVEDVWRVGVRARTDEVGLVGREEVERRVREVVGRGERGKEMAESARRWMAAAKAAIGEGGSSDRNINEFVKELMSRASIE from the exons ATGCTCCAATTCGCCAAGCGCCTCGTCTCCAAAGGCCTCAAAGCCACCCTCGTCACCGCCCTCCACCTCTCCGAATCCATGTGCATCGACCCCTCTGCCTCCTTCTCCATCGACATCGAGACCATCTCCGACTGTCACGGCGGAGATGGCCAGCCCCGGGGCGAATCCTCTGAGTCGAGAACCCTAGCTGAACTGATCCGGAAACTCGACCGTCCGGCACAACCAGTCGTCGCTCTCATCTACGACGGGTTCATGCCGTGGGCGCTCGATGTGGCCAAGCGATGCAAGAAGCTCGGGGTCGCCTTCTTCACGCAGAGCTGCGCGGTGAACGACATATACTACCATGTCCATCGCGGGCTCCTCGAGCTTCCACTCTCAGGAGGGAGTGTCGAGGTCCCGGGGTTGCCGCCTCTCAAGCCCTCGGAGATGCCTTCGTTCCTGTATAAGCTGGGGTCTTACCCGGGCTCGTATGATCTGGTGATGAAACAGTTTTCGAACGTGGGTGATGCAGATCTCGTGCTCTTCAACACCTTCTACGAGCTTGAAAAAGAG GTGGTTGACTGGATGTCCGCCAACTTGTGGCCGCTTAAGACCGTCGGCCCCACCCTCCCCTCCCTCTACCTGGACAAGCGCCTCCCCCATGACACCGCCTATGGCATCAGCCTCTTCACCCCGACCACTACCTCCAACATCTCCGCCTGGCTCCACCGCCACCTGCCCCGCTCTGTGGTCTACGTCTCCTTTGGCAGCATGGCCGACCTCGAGCCCTCCCAGTTCTCTGAGCTCGCCCACGGCCTTGCCCTTGCCGGCTGCCCCTTCCTCTGGATCGTCCGCTCGTCCGAGCAGCACAAGCTCCCTCGAGATCTCATGGACTCCATCCCCTGCGAGGAAGCCCTGATCCTCCCTTGGTGCAATCAGTTGGAGGTCCTCGCGAGCAATGCGATCGGATGCTTCGTCACGCACTGCGGGCTTAACTCAGTGATTGAGGCGATCTGCTTGGGGATACCGATGGTGGCGATGCCGCAGTGGACGGATCAGTCAACGAACGCCAAGTTCGTGGAGGACGTGTGGAGGGTTGGGGTCAGAGCTAGGACCGACGAGGTGGGGCTCGTTGGGAGGGAGGAGGTGGAGAGGCGCGTGAGGGAGGTGgtgggaagaggagagagagggaaggagatgGCGGAGAGCGCAAGGAGGTGGATGGCAGCAGCGAAGGCGGCGATCGGGGAAGGCGGGAGCTCTGACCGGAACATCAATGAGTTTGTGAAGGAGCTCATGAGTCGTGCGTCGATAGAGTAG
- the LOC115757246 gene encoding UDP-glycosyltransferase 74F2-like isoform X1, whose translation MESSNKPHRAHVLVLPYPAQGHINPMLQFSKRLVAKGLKATLVLTVHLAGSMHADPSSSIGLDTISDGHDLGLSAQAESSEAYQTSLRVVGSRTLAELIRKLDRSGQALYAVIYDGFLPWALDVAKQCAKLGVVFFTQTCAVNDIYYHVQRGLLPLPLSGTSVEVPGLPPLEPSETPSFVYKLGSYPAFYDMAMNQFENVDDADFVLSDTFYELEKEVVDWMSANLWPLKTVGPTLPSLYLDKRLPHDTAYGISLFTPTTTSNISAWLHRHLPRSVVYVSFGSMADLEPSQFSELAHGLALAGCPFLWIVRSSEQHKLPRDLMDSIPCEEALILPWCNQLEVLASNAIGCFVTHCGLNSVIEAICLGIPMVAMPQWTDQSTNAKFVEDVWRVGVRARTDEVGLVGREEVERRVREVVGRGERGKEMAESARRWMAAAKAAIGEGGSSDRNINEFVKELMSRASIE comes from the exons aTGGAGTCTTCAAACAAACCACACCGAGCTCATGTACTAGTCCTCCCTTACCCCGCTCAAGGCCACATAAACCCTATGCTCCAATTCTCCAAGCGCCTCGTCGCCAAAGGCCTCAAAGCCACCCTTGTCCTCACCGTCCACCTCGCCGGATCCATGCACGCCGACCCCTCCTCATCCATTGGCCTCGACACCATCTCTGATGGCCATGACCTCGGCTTGTCCGCCCAGGCCGAGTCCTCCGAGGCCTACCAGACTAGCCTTCGGGTCGTCGGGTCGAGGACCTTGGCCGAGCTGATCCGGAAGCTCGACCGCTCCGGCCAAGCCCTCTACGCGGTCATCTATGACGGGTTCCTCCCATGGGCGCTCGACGTGGCCAAGCAGTGCGCTAAGCTTGGAGTTGTTTTCTTCACGCAGACCTGTGCGGTGAACGACATATATTACCATGTACAGCGTGGCTTGCTTCCTCTTCCGCTTTCGGGAACGAGCGTCGAGGTCCCGGGGTTGCCGCCTCTCGAGCCATCGGAGACGCCGTCATTCGTATATAAGCTGGGGTCATACCCTGCCTTTTACGATATGGCGATGAACCAATTTGAGAACGTGGATGATGCTGATTTTGTTCTCTCTGACACCTTCTATGAGCTAGAGAAAGAG GTGGTTGACTGGATGTCCGCCAACTTGTGGCCGCTTAAGACCGTCGGCCCCACCCTCCCCTCCCTCTACCTGGACAAGCGCCTCCCCCATGACACCGCCTATGGCATCAGCCTCTTCACCCCGACCACTACCTCCAACATCTCCGCCTGGCTCCACCGCCACCTGCCCCGCTCTGTGGTCTACGTCTCCTTTGGCAGCATGGCCGACCTCGAGCCCTCCCAGTTCTCTGAGCTCGCCCACGGCCTTGCCCTTGCCGGCTGCCCCTTCCTCTGGATCGTCCGCTCGTCCGAGCAGCACAAGCTCCCTCGAGATCTCATGGACTCCATCCCCTGCGAGGAAGCCCTGATCCTCCCTTGGTGCAATCAGTTGGAGGTCCTCGCGAGCAATGCGATCGGATGCTTCGTCACGCACTGCGGGCTTAACTCAGTGATTGAGGCGATCTGCTTGGGGATACCGATGGTGGCGATGCCGCAGTGGACGGATCAGTCAACGAACGCCAAGTTCGTGGAGGACGTGTGGAGGGTTGGGGTCAGAGCTAGGACCGACGAGGTGGGGCTCGTTGGGAGGGAGGAGGTGGAGAGGCGCGTGAGGGAGGTGgtgggaagaggagagagagggaaggagatgGCGGAGAGCGCAAGGAGGTGGATGGCAGCAGCGAAGGCGGCGATCGGGGAAGGCGGGAGCTCTGACCGGAACATCAATGAGTTTGTGAAGGAGCTCATGAGTCGTGCGTCGATAGAGTAG